The proteins below are encoded in one region of Sporosarcina sp. FSL K6-1508:
- a CDS encoding phage baseplate protein, with protein MPYIGGILIDVITSEDLNESSTTTDHALEDGEQITDHVESNPITLSLTGVILDPNNEKILKLREFRQKGELLSYNYRSRLETVLITSFNSKHDAKTKDGYTFTMTLKQVRLVKAPNVIRVTVPVKKQVKEVSKVGKKKTKKSVNKTTKKKVTTKAKAKVPKKADSTKKTTVNWSQINDAYNKKVK; from the coding sequence ATGCCGTATATTGGCGGAATATTGATTGATGTAATAACAAGCGAAGACTTAAATGAGTCATCTACAACGACTGACCACGCGCTTGAAGATGGTGAGCAAATCACAGACCACGTTGAGAGTAATCCAATTACGCTCAGCTTAACGGGTGTCATTTTGGACCCAAACAATGAAAAAATCTTGAAGTTACGAGAGTTCCGACAAAAAGGGGAGCTCCTTTCCTACAACTATCGGAGTCGGCTAGAAACCGTCCTCATCACCTCGTTTAATAGTAAACATGACGCGAAAACAAAGGATGGCTACACCTTCACGATGACGCTAAAACAGGTTCGTTTGGTGAAAGCACCTAATGTCATCCGCGTCACTGTGCCTGTTAAAAAGCAAGTCAAAGAGGTATCTAAAGTAGGAAAGAAAAAAACCAAGAAATCTGTCAACAAAACAACGAAGAAAAAAGTTACAACGAAAGCTAAAGCTAAAGTTCCAAAGAAAGCGGATTCTACGAAAAAGACGACAGTTAACTGGTCGCAAATAAATGATGCATATAACAAGAAGGTGAAGTAA
- a CDS encoding phage structural protein: MANETSTYDFKKVSVIVAGTIMTGWMDGDAIQAEKNEDDVTPHVGAGGDVTFAESTDETGKITLSLKSTSSSVPILKALRDSKEMFQVQIVDVNDRAFRAGGSECRIIKPPARAWSNEVTGTEWVIYVADYKEA, encoded by the coding sequence ATGGCTAATGAAACATCAACATACGATTTTAAAAAGGTTTCCGTCATCGTGGCAGGAACGATTATGACAGGGTGGATGGACGGTGACGCGATACAAGCCGAGAAAAACGAGGATGATGTAACTCCGCACGTTGGAGCGGGCGGCGATGTAACGTTTGCTGAATCTACTGATGAGACAGGGAAAATTACGCTGTCGTTAAAATCAACCTCATCATCTGTTCCGATTTTAAAGGCGTTACGCGACTCGAAAGAAATGTTTCAAGTACAAATTGTTGACGTGAATGATCGTGCGTTTCGTGCTGGCGGTTCCGAGTGTCGCATTATTAAACCCCCAGCCCGCGCATGGAGCAACGAAGTAACGGGCACTGAATGGGTAATTTATGTAGCAGATTACAAAGAAGCGTAA
- a CDS encoding DUF3383 family protein — protein sequence MRYVDVQITRETKPISEKGFGLPLILGTTKAAPYKVYREIEDVVTDHAIDTREYKMAQRMFGQEPRPQEIAVYGVPYAVLVDGPDALITGLNELMKVNKDFYFLTCVEQGDEEITALAEWISTSDRLYGATTANVELAETLRGQYDNLFLVVHDKPETYVAEGLIATCAPRMIGSFTWTFKNVKGVPAVGFDNTEINAIEEANASTYIEEAGILMNSHGVVTSGEYIDIIQATHFLKARMAESVFRLLALKEKVPYTDAGIALVVAEIEGVLNLAFKMGIVADEEGIPMFSITPPRRKDIPKNTIAKRVLPDVRWTCVVAGAIENVEIRGVLTL from the coding sequence ATGAGATACGTAGACGTACAGATTACTAGGGAGACGAAGCCTATCAGTGAAAAAGGTTTCGGACTCCCTTTAATTTTAGGGACAACTAAAGCAGCGCCGTACAAAGTCTATCGAGAAATCGAGGACGTTGTGACGGATCACGCGATTGATACAAGGGAATATAAAATGGCTCAGCGGATGTTCGGGCAGGAACCACGCCCGCAAGAGATTGCTGTGTATGGCGTTCCGTATGCTGTTTTAGTGGATGGCCCAGATGCACTTATTACGGGATTAAACGAATTGATGAAGGTGAATAAGGATTTCTACTTCTTAACGTGTGTGGAACAAGGTGATGAGGAAATCACAGCGCTTGCTGAATGGATTTCAACATCAGACCGACTGTATGGCGCGACTACAGCTAATGTAGAGCTTGCTGAAACGTTACGCGGACAATACGACAATCTATTTCTGGTTGTTCATGATAAACCCGAAACGTACGTTGCGGAAGGTCTTATAGCTACATGTGCACCTAGAATGATTGGATCCTTTACTTGGACATTCAAAAACGTTAAAGGAGTTCCAGCTGTTGGATTCGATAACACAGAAATCAACGCCATTGAAGAGGCTAATGCATCCACGTACATCGAGGAAGCAGGTATCCTAATGAACTCGCATGGTGTCGTAACGAGTGGTGAGTATATCGATATCATCCAGGCAACTCACTTCCTAAAGGCACGCATGGCTGAATCGGTATTCAGATTACTGGCACTGAAAGAAAAAGTCCCGTACACAGACGCCGGTATTGCATTGGTTGTTGCTGAAATTGAGGGCGTTCTTAACCTGGCATTCAAAATGGGTATCGTTGCAGATGAAGAAGGAATACCGATGTTCTCGATTACACCACCTAGACGTAAGGATATCCCGAAAAATACAATTGCGAAGCGCGTACTACCTGATGTTCGTTGGACATGCGTAGTTGCTGGTGCGATTGAAAATGTCGAAATTCGCGGCGTATTAACGCTATAA
- a CDS encoding phage neck terminator protein — MIEIIRKQIYKDTSVLVIPSNTTAKLPPLPYASINDTSPHIKDVGQADIHIVEDAEGVKKRRSESYKFVFSISVYATTDAEAIRLAKAVRSWFFLAGETHLEDMNIVVTNLGNVENRTIYLVDSYEYRHGFDVQLRGSDDQTFNRVHQDGTNVHYDWIETVELEFEGVNVE; from the coding sequence ATGATTGAGATCATTCGAAAGCAAATTTATAAGGATACAAGCGTTCTAGTTATCCCGTCAAATACGACGGCAAAATTACCACCATTGCCATACGCTTCAATCAACGACACATCCCCTCACATCAAGGATGTCGGACAGGCAGACATTCATATCGTCGAGGATGCGGAAGGCGTCAAGAAGCGGCGCAGTGAGTCGTATAAGTTCGTCTTCTCGATTAGCGTATACGCAACAACTGACGCCGAAGCAATAAGGTTAGCAAAGGCTGTGAGGAGTTGGTTCTTCCTTGCTGGCGAAACTCATTTAGAAGATATGAACATAGTCGTTACGAATCTCGGAAACGTTGAGAATCGGACGATTTATTTAGTGGATTCATATGAGTACAGGCACGGTTTTGATGTGCAGTTACGCGGGTCGGATGATCAAACCTTTAACCGCGTACATCAAGATGGTACGAACGTACATTACGACTGGATTGAAACGGTCGAATTAGAATTTGAAGGAGTGAATGTTGAATGA
- a CDS encoding phage head-tail connector protein has translation MDLDDLKVRMGIPLDNVDPVRDAKLAADLEDAIDYAKEWCNNQFENGLPSGVKRAIVTIIKSYSESKNVQSQRLGDMSKSFFEGGSIVSAHGDLRPWKKVRFT, from the coding sequence ATGGATCTCGATGATTTGAAAGTCAGAATGGGAATCCCGCTTGATAATGTTGACCCCGTTCGTGATGCGAAGTTAGCGGCTGATTTAGAAGATGCTATCGATTACGCGAAAGAATGGTGCAATAATCAATTCGAGAACGGACTTCCTTCCGGCGTAAAGAGAGCGATTGTCACAATCATCAAGTCGTATAGCGAAAGCAAAAACGTCCAGTCACAACGACTCGGTGACATGTCTAAATCATTCTTTGAAGGCGGCTCCATAGTTTCTGCTCATGGCGATCTGAGACCGTGGAAGAAGGTGAGGTTCACATGA
- a CDS encoding phage minor head protein, with protein MANLNKTPEQINRALGQRIKGSDRAIAKRYAVMLNEVRAELASLYEKYEVGGVLTYAEMAKYDRLNKFTGKVNGLLKTNYADIKDTIYDVLGESYKDGFYMTAWAVETDTLSKLAYSAVSAEVITKSIENPISGLTLNHRLEKSRSNVVYAIQEQVTLGLVQGDTYGTMASRLKGVLEGDATKAMAIVRTEAHRVSQASQFDSAVHANRNGIIMTKEWGSSKDERTRSSHANLEGTKIPVDQDFEGKNGSGPAPGQLGHPSEDIRCRCVLYYSVESIGRPNARELEGMAFDTWQEERIRGEG; from the coding sequence TTGGCCAACCTTAATAAAACGCCAGAGCAAATCAATCGGGCGCTCGGTCAACGGATTAAAGGTTCTGACCGGGCTATTGCCAAACGATATGCCGTGATGCTAAATGAGGTCCGCGCAGAATTGGCTTCGCTCTATGAGAAGTATGAGGTAGGCGGCGTCCTCACGTATGCTGAGATGGCGAAATATGACCGTCTCAATAAATTCACCGGCAAAGTGAATGGATTGCTTAAAACCAATTACGCAGACATCAAGGACACCATCTACGATGTTCTGGGTGAATCGTATAAAGACGGTTTTTATATGACGGCATGGGCTGTTGAAACAGATACGTTGAGCAAGCTTGCTTATTCGGCTGTTTCTGCAGAAGTAATCACAAAATCAATCGAAAATCCAATCAGTGGATTAACGTTGAATCATCGGCTCGAAAAATCACGCAGCAATGTTGTATATGCGATCCAAGAGCAAGTAACGCTTGGACTCGTCCAAGGCGACACATATGGTACGATGGCGAGTCGCTTGAAAGGGGTGCTAGAGGGCGATGCGACTAAAGCTATGGCAATTGTGCGAACTGAGGCACATCGTGTTTCACAGGCGTCCCAATTCGACAGCGCGGTTCACGCTAATCGTAATGGCATTATCATGACGAAGGAATGGGGCTCATCGAAGGATGAGCGCACACGGAGTTCTCACGCTAATTTAGAGGGAACTAAGATTCCGGTGGATCAAGATTTCGAGGGGAAGAATGGCAGCGGACCAGCACCTGGACAACTCGGTCACCCATCTGAAGATATTAGATGCAGATGCGTATTGTATTATTCAGTCGAATCAATCGGCAGACCAAACGCCCGGGAGCTTGAAGGCATGGCATTTGATACGTGGCAAGAAGAAAGGATTAGAGGTGAAGGTTAA
- a CDS encoding phage capsid protein: MTLNNFIPTIWSARLLENLNKTMVYGQPHIINRDYEGEISALGDTVKINSIGRVAVGDYAKNSNMTDPETLTDETRTLVINQSKFFNFQIDDVDKIQQNPKLMNAAMQEAAYALRNVADQFIASHYTDAINTIGDDTAPIVPTKNDAYEYLVDLSVLLDESNVPEEGRFVVVPPWYEGLMLKDDRFVKAGNLSSEQRLLNGIVGQAAGFNVLKSNNVPTGGEEGTLNHKIIAGHNIAWSFADQAAQVEAYRPESRFADAVKGLHLYGAKVTRGEALAVLSAKRS; encoded by the coding sequence ATGACACTAAACAATTTTATTCCAACGATTTGGAGTGCGCGACTACTTGAAAATTTAAACAAAACAATGGTGTACGGTCAACCACACATTATTAATCGTGATTATGAAGGTGAAATTTCAGCACTAGGTGATACGGTCAAAATTAATAGCATCGGCCGTGTGGCTGTTGGTGATTATGCGAAGAACTCGAATATGACAGATCCTGAAACTCTAACGGATGAAACTCGTACGTTGGTAATTAATCAATCGAAGTTCTTCAATTTCCAGATTGATGATGTGGACAAGATTCAACAAAACCCGAAACTCATGAATGCAGCCATGCAAGAAGCGGCGTATGCATTACGTAATGTTGCGGATCAATTTATTGCGAGCCACTACACAGATGCGATTAACACGATTGGTGACGATACAGCACCGATTGTCCCGACGAAAAACGATGCTTACGAGTATCTTGTGGACCTGTCTGTATTACTTGATGAATCCAACGTTCCGGAGGAAGGGCGTTTCGTAGTAGTGCCACCTTGGTACGAGGGATTAATGCTAAAGGATGATCGTTTCGTCAAAGCGGGCAACCTTTCATCTGAACAGCGTCTATTGAATGGGATTGTCGGTCAAGCAGCAGGATTCAACGTCTTGAAATCCAACAACGTACCAACGGGCGGCGAAGAAGGAACTCTTAACCACAAGATCATCGCGGGCCACAACATCGCTTGGTCATTCGCTGACCAAGCTGCACAGGTTGAGGCGTACCGTCCGGAAAGCAGATTTGCGGATGCAGTGAAAGGTCTTCATCTCTATGGCGCTAAAGTGACACGTGGCGAAGCGTTGGCGGTTCTGTCTGCTAAACGTTCATAA
- a CDS encoding DUF4355 domain-containing protein translates to MTEQTPTPTPTPIPTPSPTPEPQPQGAAMSLEAVQAFVNDDDGGKKWLQSLTDTRVTDAIKTYETKTFPGKLEEEISKRFPAETTEQKQLRELQQKFEQLETEKTRESLKNKALSFATEKALPTQLVDYFIGQDEDATLKNLGNFEEVFAAAVQAGVSEKFKANGRDPQVPVPPGAPLTKEVIEKMTPKEINENWGQIEAFLKTT, encoded by the coding sequence ATGACAGAACAAACACCAACACCAACACCAACACCTATCCCGACACCGAGTCCAACGCCAGAGCCACAGCCACAAGGTGCAGCAATGTCACTTGAAGCGGTACAAGCCTTCGTAAATGATGATGACGGCGGCAAGAAGTGGCTTCAATCCTTAACGGATACTCGCGTTACGGATGCCATTAAGACCTACGAAACTAAAACGTTTCCTGGGAAGTTGGAAGAAGAAATCTCAAAACGCTTCCCTGCTGAAACGACAGAACAAAAGCAACTACGTGAATTGCAACAAAAATTCGAACAACTAGAAACAGAGAAAACGCGAGAATCACTCAAGAATAAAGCGTTATCCTTTGCGACCGAAAAGGCGCTACCTACTCAATTGGTAGACTACTTTATCGGGCAAGACGAGGATGCGACGTTGAAAAACTTGGGGAATTTCGAAGAAGTGTTCGCAGCTGCTGTTCAAGCGGGAGTAAGTGAGAAATTTAAAGCGAATGGCCGTGACCCGCAAGTACCCGTACCACCTGGCGCGCCATTGACTAAAGAAGTTATTGAAAAGATGACGCCAAAAGAAATTAACGAGAACTGGGGACAGATTGAAGCGTTCCTAAAAACTACTTGA
- a CDS encoding phage portal protein, whose amino-acid sequence MKRSTIRMTVDEPNDAIIKEIIKQHTASKNITLGLYQRYDQEGVPIQSRTFKDALKPNNKLSHDYRGYVINQVVGYLWGNPISYQINKVRYGENEYEAYDDALEDFNTLNVIDDLDSELGKLASICGYASRLVYIDTDGVERVMNISPWEAVFIESKNKTTHAVRYYTEKYYEGKEEKERTLVEWYDSTNVSFYVKSEKSGNSFVLDDEGVKPHLFDHVPLILFQNNDEERGDFEKVEMLIDAYDKNRSDSTNEVETFANAYMAFKGVTIDSETINEMKQTGGIEIDENGDVFFITKNINDTFVENTRKNLNEDIHKFSASVDMNDEKFSGASQSGESRKWKLIELENKAGTKARKFGVGLREQFKVLCSAWSKKGIALNYLDVFWEFKRNLPIDLLYIGESISKLKGLHSDQTLLGLIPYIDDIEYEQQLMEQEKSAYIDLDNLPPDEKKEVN is encoded by the coding sequence ATGAAACGCTCTACTATTCGAATGACGGTGGATGAACCGAATGATGCGATTATAAAAGAAATCATTAAGCAACACACAGCATCGAAAAACATCACACTAGGACTATATCAGCGTTATGACCAAGAGGGAGTTCCTATTCAAAGTCGGACTTTCAAAGATGCCTTGAAGCCTAATAATAAGCTTTCCCACGATTACCGGGGATACGTAATTAACCAAGTCGTCGGTTATCTGTGGGGGAATCCTATTTCGTATCAAATAAATAAAGTTAGGTACGGCGAAAATGAATACGAAGCTTATGATGATGCGCTTGAAGATTTTAATACTTTAAATGTTATAGATGATCTCGACAGCGAACTTGGTAAACTCGCAAGCATTTGCGGGTATGCATCAAGATTGGTTTATATCGATACAGACGGCGTTGAAAGAGTAATGAATATTTCACCCTGGGAAGCGGTGTTTATCGAGAGCAAAAACAAAACCACTCATGCCGTGCGGTACTACACTGAAAAGTATTACGAAGGTAAGGAAGAGAAGGAGCGAACTTTAGTCGAATGGTACGACTCAACGAACGTTTCGTTTTATGTGAAAAGCGAAAAGAGCGGAAATTCATTCGTTCTTGATGACGAAGGGGTCAAGCCTCACTTATTTGATCATGTGCCCTTAATTCTTTTCCAGAACAACGATGAAGAGCGCGGCGACTTCGAAAAGGTTGAAATGCTCATTGATGCTTACGACAAGAATCGTAGCGACTCCACGAATGAAGTTGAGACGTTTGCTAATGCGTATATGGCATTTAAAGGAGTAACTATAGACTCCGAAACGATTAATGAGATGAAACAGACAGGCGGCATTGAAATCGATGAAAATGGCGATGTCTTTTTCATTACCAAGAATATTAACGATACGTTTGTCGAGAATACCCGTAAAAATTTGAACGAGGATATTCATAAGTTCTCCGCGAGCGTCGACATGAACGACGAAAAATTCAGTGGTGCTTCGCAATCGGGAGAAAGTCGGAAGTGGAAACTAATCGAACTCGAGAACAAAGCCGGCACCAAGGCTCGTAAGTTCGGCGTTGGACTACGTGAACAATTTAAAGTGCTATGCAGTGCGTGGTCCAAAAAAGGAATCGCGTTGAATTATTTAGATGTCTTTTGGGAATTTAAACGAAATCTTCCGATTGACCTTTTGTACATTGGTGAATCTATTTCCAAATTGAAAGGTTTGCATAGCGACCAGACGTTGTTAGGGCTAATCCCCTATATCGATGACATCGAGTACGAACAACAGCTCATGGAGCAGGAGAAGAGTGCTTACATCGACCTTGATAATCTTCCTCCGGATGAAAAGAAAGAGGTGAATTAA
- the terL gene encoding phage terminase large subunit, which produces MTDLEKIKQMAKLELANREFFYFCHLLAPDFYAADRQYLIDLCNEMQAFYESDDDVLIVNVPPRHGKSRTAVMLAQWIFGQNKEEKIMTGSYNETLSTMFSKGVRNGISEEKADKERIIYRDIFPDVHIKQGDAAMNLWSLDGGYNNYLATSPTGTATGFGASVLIIDDLIKNSLEAYNALTLEKHWDWFTNTMLSRLEEGGKIILIMTRWASNDLAGMALDHFKDEKKAVRHVLMKALRDDGSMLCPAVLSRDSYDMKVRAMGIHIASANYQQEPVDIKGRLYSSFKTYANIPVDKFSRIISYTDTADTGSDFLCSIVAGEFNGELYVLDVLYTKDSMEITEPKTADLLVANEVNDALIESNNGGRGFARTVERMIWERHKTRKVSVKWFHQSKNKQARILSNSSFVVEHVYFPVNWKDKWPEYYKSMNEFQKEGKNKHDDAPDTTTGLVEMINSKRKARAVQSLY; this is translated from the coding sequence ATGACGGATTTAGAGAAAATAAAACAGATGGCCAAGTTGGAACTCGCTAACCGTGAGTTCTTTTATTTTTGTCATTTGCTAGCGCCTGACTTCTATGCGGCAGACCGTCAGTATTTAATCGACCTATGCAATGAGATGCAAGCGTTCTACGAATCGGATGATGACGTGTTAATCGTTAACGTGCCACCACGTCATGGTAAGTCCAGAACGGCCGTCATGCTTGCGCAATGGATATTCGGTCAGAACAAAGAAGAAAAGATTATGACGGGTTCATACAATGAGACGCTTTCGACAATGTTCTCTAAAGGTGTTCGTAACGGCATATCTGAGGAGAAGGCAGACAAGGAACGCATCATTTACAGAGACATATTCCCTGACGTGCATATTAAACAAGGTGATGCTGCAATGAACCTTTGGAGTTTGGATGGCGGCTACAATAACTACCTAGCAACATCTCCAACAGGTACTGCAACTGGTTTTGGTGCTTCGGTGCTAATCATCGATGACTTAATTAAAAACTCTCTCGAAGCTTACAATGCCTTAACGCTTGAAAAGCACTGGGATTGGTTCACGAATACGATGCTTTCACGTCTTGAAGAAGGCGGTAAAATCATCCTAATCATGACTCGTTGGGCGAGCAATGACCTCGCAGGAATGGCACTTGATCACTTTAAAGATGAAAAAAAGGCAGTTCGTCATGTTCTTATGAAGGCATTGCGAGATGACGGATCAATGTTATGTCCAGCTGTTCTCTCGAGGGATAGCTACGACATGAAGGTTCGAGCAATGGGGATTCATATTGCATCCGCAAACTACCAACAGGAGCCGGTTGATATCAAGGGGCGCCTGTATAGTTCATTTAAAACGTATGCCAACATTCCTGTTGATAAATTCAGTCGCATCATATCGTACACCGACACTGCCGATACTGGGAGTGATTTTTTGTGTTCAATTGTTGCTGGCGAATTTAATGGAGAATTGTATGTGCTAGATGTTCTTTATACGAAAGATAGTATGGAAATAACAGAACCTAAAACCGCGGATTTACTTGTTGCGAACGAAGTGAATGATGCGTTAATCGAGTCAAATAACGGCGGACGTGGTTTTGCCCGTACGGTCGAAAGAATGATATGGGAGCGGCATAAGACGAGGAAAGTTAGCGTCAAGTGGTTCCATCAAAGCAAAAACAAACAGGCTAGAATATTATCAAACTCCTCGTTCGTCGTAGAACACGTTTATTTCCCGGTCAATTGGAAAGACAAATGGCCGGAATACTATAAAAGTATGAACGAGTTCCAAAAGGAGGGGAAAAACAAACACGATGATGCCCCGGATACAACAACAGGACTCGTCGAAATGATTAACAGCAAGCGGAAAGCCCGTGCAGTTCAGTCGCTATATTAA
- a CDS encoding helix-turn-helix domain-containing protein, which translates to MNVKKKKSGSRGKFVEWLNPEGLIKIEGWARDGLTDEQIATNIGISRSTLNEWKKKYSDISDALKRGKEVVDRQVENALLKRALGYQYNEVTQEKTWSDELGIYEMSVTKIVTKEVNPDTTAQIFWLKNRKPKDWRDKQDIQHSGNMDINNPVKGLTTEELRKLIDK; encoded by the coding sequence TTGAATGTGAAGAAAAAGAAAAGTGGAAGCAGAGGGAAGTTCGTTGAATGGTTAAATCCAGAAGGGTTAATCAAGATTGAAGGTTGGGCACGCGATGGTTTAACAGATGAACAGATCGCTACAAATATAGGCATTAGTCGTTCGACATTGAATGAATGGAAAAAGAAGTATTCGGACATATCGGACGCCTTAAAAAGGGGCAAGGAAGTAGTTGACCGTCAAGTTGAGAATGCGTTGCTTAAACGGGCTCTAGGGTACCAATACAACGAAGTTACACAAGAAAAAACTTGGAGTGACGAACTAGGGATATATGAGATGTCAGTTACAAAGATTGTCACAAAAGAAGTTAATCCAGATACGACCGCTCAAATCTTCTGGCTCAAGAACCGTAAACCCAAAGACTGGCGTGACAAGCAGGATATCCAACATAGCGGCAATATGGACATCAATAACCCAGTTAAGGGCCTTACAACAGAGGAACTTAGGAAGCTGATAGACAAATGA
- a CDS encoding helix-turn-helix transcriptional regulator, translated as MKKIEIERTLKDYHWMMNTVKMMRDSLQSAGTGLVAQYGDEAGMPKAQGVTGDVVLSEVIRRGKRWDQITEYESKIKLIQSNIYVITDEREAEILHWLLEGKSHSWISRHMGLSHTHVNRISISIAKQISENVQYVQNVQKCI; from the coding sequence GTGAAGAAGATAGAAATCGAACGAACGCTTAAAGATTATCACTGGATGATGAACACGGTCAAGATGATGAGAGATTCATTGCAATCCGCAGGAACTGGATTGGTTGCACAGTATGGTGATGAGGCGGGCATGCCAAAAGCGCAAGGGGTAACTGGTGACGTTGTCCTTAGCGAAGTGATACGACGAGGGAAGCGATGGGATCAGATAACAGAGTATGAAAGTAAAATAAAGCTCATTCAAAGCAACATATATGTGATCACGGACGAACGAGAAGCGGAGATTCTACATTGGCTGTTAGAGGGCAAAAGTCATTCGTGGATATCGAGGCACATGGGGTTATCTCATACTCATGTAAACAGAATCAGTATATCGATAGCGAAGCAAATATCGGAAAATGTTCAATATGTTCAAAACGTTCAAAAGTGCATTTAG
- a CDS encoding Holliday junction resolvase RecU yields MRKPYSRSHANRGAGLERLIDMTNQQYRNKGVADIRKIPTPVQIQSNVRGKVTGYTQKPEWVDYSGVHDGRAIVFDAKETSSKTSFPLENISEHQYELLKSWYQKGAWSFLLVQFTKHDEVYLLPFKTLEMYWEDARKGGRKSIPHPFFFMNCDLIKSDKGYVLHYLKSC; encoded by the coding sequence TTGAGGAAGCCATATAGTCGTTCCCACGCTAACCGTGGAGCTGGGCTTGAAAGATTGATAGACATGACAAATCAGCAGTATCGCAATAAGGGTGTTGCGGACATTCGTAAGATCCCGACACCTGTGCAGATACAAAGTAACGTCCGGGGGAAAGTCACTGGGTACACACAGAAACCGGAGTGGGTTGATTACTCAGGAGTTCATGATGGCAGAGCAATCGTGTTCGACGCGAAAGAAACATCTAGCAAAACTAGTTTCCCGTTAGAAAATATTTCAGAACATCAATATGAGTTGTTGAAATCTTGGTATCAGAAAGGCGCTTGGTCGTTCTTGCTTGTTCAATTTACGAAACATGATGAAGTATACCTTTTACCTTTCAAAACGCTAGAAATGTATTGGGAGGATGCTAGAAAAGGCGGCAGGAAATCCATACCGCATCCGTTTTTCTTTATGAATTGTGACTTGATTAAAAGTGATAAGGGGTACGTACTGCATTATCTTAAATCATGTTAA
- a CDS encoding DUF6011 domain-containing protein, with product MDACNRCGRELKTQKSIDDGYGPVCMKKQGAEDAEFERIQITLDEVVEKEVAV from the coding sequence ATGGACGCATGTAATCGTTGCGGCAGAGAACTTAAAACACAGAAGTCAATCGATGATGGTTACGGTCCTGTCTGTATGAAAAAACAGGGTGCAGAAGATGCGGAGTTTGAGAGAATTCAAATTACGCTTGATGAGGTTGTTGAGAAAGAGGTGGCGGTTTGA
- a CDS encoding dUTP diphosphatase translates to MDLTKLFEMQKVLDERIVREKGLEGRDTLPEKILALQVELGECANEWRGFKFWSEDREPRSCVINREGETADEYYKNPLLEEYVDCLHFILSIGLEVGIKRFEYGSLNPQYKESDIANQFMRVMDYTLGLRDDDYCLELIQSFVYLGEMLGFTWDQIESAYYAKNEINHTRQAEGY, encoded by the coding sequence GTGGATTTAACAAAATTATTTGAAATGCAGAAGGTGCTGGATGAACGGATTGTACGTGAAAAAGGGCTAGAAGGACGCGACACGCTTCCCGAGAAGATTCTTGCTTTACAGGTTGAATTGGGTGAATGCGCGAATGAATGGCGTGGCTTTAAGTTTTGGAGTGAGGACAGGGAGCCGAGGAGCTGCGTAATTAACCGAGAGGGCGAAACTGCAGATGAATATTATAAAAACCCACTGCTCGAAGAATACGTTGACTGTCTGCATTTTATCTTGTCGATTGGGTTGGAAGTGGGCATAAAGCGATTTGAATACGGATCTTTAAATCCTCAATACAAAGAATCCGATATTGCAAACCAATTTATGCGCGTTATGGATTATACGTTGGGATTACGGGATGACGATTACTGCTTAGAACTGATTCAGTCATTCGTCTATCTTGGTGAAATGCTTGGCTTCACATGGGATCAAATCGAATCAGCTTACTACGCGAAAAACGAAATCAATCACACAAGACAAGCGGAGGGATACTAA